TCCTCATCCATGACGGGGGAGGCAATACCATCGGAGGCATCGGGGACGGGATGGGCAACGTCATCGGATTTAACCCCTACGGCATCCTGCTGTGGGCTCCGGAAACGAAAATCCAGGGCAACTATATCGGGACGAACGACGCCGGCGACGATCTGGGCAACGGGGTCGCCATCCTCATCGGCACGGATGGAGGGTACGGCAACGTGATCGGCTTCGGAAAAAATGCGGCGATCGATTTATCCGTCGACAAGGGCAACGTCATCGCGTTCAACGAATCCGGCATCCTCATCGGTGAAGGCCTGATCGGCGCGGCGCCGACAAACAACACGGTGCGCGGCAACAGCTTTTACAATAACGACGAGCTGGCTATCGACCTCGGAGCGGATGGTCCCACGGTGAACGATACCGGCGATGCCGATGCCGGCGCCAACACCCTGCTCAATTTCCCGGACGTCACCCGCGCGTTTTACCGTCCGGGCAGCGACGCGATCGTGGTCGAGTACAGCATCTCGACAGCCGGCACCCAGGCGTATCCGCTTACCGTCGATGCGTACCTCGCCGACGACCCTGCGAGCGGCGAGGGAAAAACCTTCATCGGCTCCAGCAGCTATACATCCTCCGGCGCCATCGCCCAGTGGGAAATCCCAGCCGGGGGCATCGCCTGGGATCCGATGGATCATGTGGTTCTCACCGTTACCGATACGCTGGGCAATACCAGCGAATTCAGCCCCGCCCAGGGGCCACTGGATCCCCTCTCGATAGCCGCAGCCAGACGCGGAGGAAGCGCGCCCGCGCTGGAGTTCGAGACCGAGGAACGTGGTGTTTCGGCCCCCTACCCCAATCCGTTCAGCGGCATCGCATCCGTTACGATCACGCCGGCAAGCGACGGGCCGGTTCGCGCGCGCCTGTTCGACCTGCTCGGCCGGGAAGTGCGCCCGGTGTTCGACGGCCGGCTGCCGGCCGGATCGCCCGCCACGTTCCGCATCGATGCCGGCGACCTGCCGGCGGGGGTTTATGTACTCCGCGTTGAAATGGATGGATTTGCCGCCACGCGCCGGCTCGCCCTGGTGCGCTGACCGACGCTCCCCGGTCGGCCGGCGCGGACGAGCCGGGGGCGCATAAAAAAATCTCTCGTGCTTCTGTCATCCTTTTCGGACCGACATCGCAAGGGGATAAACAGTGATTTCAGTTCCCCAACCCAATCACATCATCATGACACAGCCATTGATTACCCGCCTTTTTGTACTGATCCTGGCGCTCACCGCCTTTACCACGGCCCAGGCCCAGCATACCTTCGTAGTAGACTACGAATTGGATCTCGCCGACACCAACCCCGGCGACGGGATCTGTGACACGGCGCACAGCGCCTGCACCTTCCGCGCGGCGATCGAGGAAGCGAATGCCTCCGCGAACGTCGGCGCTGCTGCGGACACGATCCGATTCGGCCACTTCACTCAGACCAACGGCTATCAGCAGATCACGCTCACGGCAGGCCTGCTCCCCGCTCTTGTCGAAAAAGTATTCATCGACGCCACTACCGCCGACGCGCCGATCGTCGTGGACGGTTCGGGTTCGTTCATGAACGGTATCCAGCTGGGCGCGGGCTCAGGTGGAAGTGTCGTCCGCGGGCTCTACCTGGTCAATTTTGGAAACAGCGCGGTCCACATCACCAGCAACAATAACAAGATCCAGCACACTGTCATCGGGATTTTTCCAGACGGCACTGCAACGAGCGGTGGACAATACGGGATCGTCATCGACGGCGGTAATTCGAATGCGATCGGCGGCGAGGACTGCGGCAACGTCATCGGAAACGTCTTTATA
This sequence is a window from Rhodothermales bacterium. Protein-coding genes within it:
- a CDS encoding right-handed parallel beta-helix repeat-containing protein, which codes for MAFTSSSKRGLDTRFPILLFTFWCLVQAPQPAAAQALFEVNTTGSARDLVPGDGMCLTFLGRCSLRAAIEEANATPNGASPDVIRFTGIPVTGGLAVISLAGDGLPAITDAVVIDGTTAAGEVVLDGTSVTSPGEALTASGLVLDAGSEGSTVRGLTVGKFPWFGILLRSDNHVIVENRVGVRGDRTDIGNGKAGVYLASDNNIVGRAGEGNVIGFNGSAGIHLLNAQNNTIRGNYIGTDDTGFAMGNYHLNGFEFAGGITVNADSNIIGGPMPGMGNIIGFNNRSGIYVDGVGNKIRGNYIGADTSGRNIANTFRGILIHDGGGNTIGGIGDGMGNVIGFNPYGILLWAPETKIQGNYIGTNDAGDDLGNGVAILIGTDGGYGNVIGFGKNAAIDLSVDKGNVIAFNESGILIGEGLIGAAPTNNTVRGNSFYNNDELAIDLGADGPTVNDTGDADAGANTLLNFPDVTRAFYRPGSDAIVVEYSISTAGTQAYPLTVDAYLADDPASGEGKTFIGSSSYTSSGAIAQWEIPAGGIAWDPMDHVVLTVTDTLGNTSEFSPAQGPLDPLSIAAARRGGSAPALEFETEERGVSAPYPNPFSGIASVTITPASDGPVRARLFDLLGREVRPVFDGRLPAGSPATFRIDAGDLPAGVYVLRVEMDGFAATRRLALVR